Proteins from a single region of Pseudomonas phenolilytica:
- a CDS encoding ABC transporter permease: protein MGHTARKLSNILQLGLKELRSLYRDPAMLVLIIYSFTVAIYEGATAVPEAPHRASIAVVDEDRSQASLRIINAFQLPYFIAPKAIDLAQMDSGMDAGLYTFTLNIPPGFQEDLLAGRQPSIQLNVDATQVSQAFTGAGHIQQIIASETGEFVRRYRGGEALPVEAVVRTAFNPNLSRAWFGAVNEVINQITMLAIILTGAALIREREHGTIEHLLVMPVTPFEIMVGKVWAMGLVVLAASAFALRFVVEGWLDIPIQGSLLLFAGGAALHLFAATSMGIFFGTVARSMPQLGLLVILTLIPLQILSGGVTPRESMPELVQQVMLFAPTTHFVELAQAILFRSAGAAVVWPQLLALAAIGAVFFVGALSRLRKSLR from the coding sequence ATGGGCCACACCGCACGCAAGCTCAGCAACATCCTCCAGCTCGGCCTCAAGGAGCTGCGCAGCCTCTACCGCGACCCGGCGATGCTGGTGCTGATCATCTATTCGTTCACCGTGGCCATCTACGAAGGCGCCACCGCGGTGCCGGAAGCGCCGCACCGGGCGAGCATCGCGGTGGTCGACGAGGACCGCTCGCAGGCCTCCCTGCGCATCATCAACGCCTTCCAGCTGCCCTATTTCATCGCGCCCAAGGCGATCGATCTGGCGCAGATGGACAGCGGCATGGACGCCGGCCTCTACACTTTCACCCTGAACATTCCACCGGGCTTCCAGGAAGACCTGCTCGCCGGGCGCCAGCCGAGCATCCAGCTCAACGTCGATGCCACCCAGGTCAGCCAGGCGTTCACCGGTGCCGGACACATTCAGCAGATCATCGCCAGCGAGACCGGCGAGTTCGTCAGGCGCTACCGCGGCGGCGAAGCGCTGCCGGTCGAGGCGGTGGTGCGCACCGCGTTCAACCCCAACCTCAGCCGCGCCTGGTTCGGCGCGGTGAACGAAGTGATCAACCAGATCACCATGCTGGCGATCATCCTCACCGGCGCCGCGCTGATCCGCGAGCGCGAGCACGGCACCATCGAGCACCTGCTGGTGATGCCGGTGACGCCGTTCGAGATCATGGTCGGCAAGGTCTGGGCGATGGGGCTGGTGGTGCTGGCGGCGTCGGCGTTCGCCCTGCGCTTCGTCGTCGAGGGCTGGCTGGACATCCCGATCCAGGGCTCGCTGCTGCTGTTCGCCGGTGGCGCCGCGCTGCACCTGTTCGCCGCCACTTCGATGGGCATCTTCTTCGGCACGGTGGCGCGCTCGATGCCGCAGCTGGGGCTGCTGGTGATCCTCACGCTGATTCCGCTGCAGATCCTCTCCGGCGGGGTGACCCCGCGCGAGAGCATGCCCGAGCTGGTGCAGCAGGTGATGCTGTTCGCCCCGACCACGCACTTCGTCGAGCTGGCCCAGGCCATCCTGTTCCGCAGCGCCGGCGCCGCGGTGGTCTGGCCACAGCTGCTGGCCCTGGCGGCGATCGGCGCGGTGTTCTTCGTCGGTGCGCTGTCGCGGCTGCGCAAGTCGCTGCGCTAG
- a CDS encoding ABC-type transport auxiliary lipoprotein family protein has protein sequence MIRTALHRFALPALLTLLSACSVLPQAEPVRVFLLPGAPVTPSATPSTQGDLALRVHTPQASRMLASPRIAVVPQGHQLSAYQGARWADPAPQLLRDRLIEALRASGRLASVSSDDSNLQADLELIGDLRAFQSVYQDGTPQVLIRLDATLVDSASRRGLASRRFEIRQPSASAQLDSVVEAFGQASDELSRQLLAWVLAQQPRDR, from the coding sequence ATGATCCGCACAGCGCTGCACCGCTTCGCCCTGCCCGCTCTACTGACGCTGCTGTCCGCCTGCTCGGTGCTGCCGCAGGCCGAGCCGGTGCGGGTCTTCCTGCTGCCCGGCGCACCCGTCACGCCGAGCGCCACGCCGTCGACCCAGGGTGACCTGGCGCTGCGCGTGCACACCCCGCAGGCCAGCCGCATGCTCGCCAGCCCGCGCATCGCCGTGGTGCCGCAGGGGCATCAGCTCAGCGCCTATCAGGGTGCGCGCTGGGCCGATCCGGCGCCGCAGCTGCTGCGCGACCGGCTGATCGAAGCCTTGCGCGCCAGCGGCCGGCTGGCTTCGGTGAGCAGCGACGACAGCAACCTGCAGGCCGACCTCGAGCTGATCGGCGATCTGCGCGCGTTCCAGAGCGTCTATCAGGATGGCACGCCGCAGGTGCTGATCCGCCTCGACGCCACACTGGTGGACAGCGCCAGCCGCCGCGGCCTCGCCAGCCGGCGCTTCGAGATTCGCCAACCCAGCGCCAGCGCGCAGCTGGACAGCGTGGTCGAGGCCTTCGGTCAGGCCAGCGACGAGCTGAGCCGCCAGCTGCTCGCCTGGGTACTGGCGCAGCAGCCTCGCGACCGCTGA
- the rbbA gene encoding ribosome-associated ATPase/putative transporter RbbA: MSEPLAPVAQIAGVTLQYGQTRALDDLAVELPARRMVGLIGPDGVGKSSLLALIAGARRIQQGSVRVLDGDMGDAGHRRAVCPRIAYMPQGLGKNLYPTLTVAENLEFFGRLFGQDAAERRWRIAELTRSTGLAPFLERPAGKLSGGMKQKLGLCCALIHDPDLLILDEPTTGVDPLSRAQFWELIARIRAERPQMSVLVATAYMDEAQRFDHLVAMDAGRILATGSPAELLARTASDSLEEAFIGLLPEDKRRRHRTLEIPPREASDSIAIEAHDLTMRFGDFVAVDRVNLRIERGEIFGFLGSNGCGKTTTMKMLTGLLPASEGRALLFGKPVDPHDLQTRQRVGYMSQAFSLYSELTVRQNLDLHARLFHIPAERREARIREMLERFELTAEADSLPTALPLGVRQRLSLAVAVIHAPEMLILDEPTSGVDPVARDGFWELLVQLSREDGVTIFISTHFMNEALRCDRISLMHAGRVLDSDTPQGLMAKRGLATLEETFIAYLEDAVAEGAAAAPASALPPRVAPPASTGTGAAQNRFSLRRLLSYSRREAMELRRDPIRATLAMLGTVILMFIMGYGVSFDVENLTYAVLDRDQTTTSQGYLLNIAGSRYFIEKAPLASYDELDRRLRSGDISLAIEIPPNFGRDLKRGAVPQVAFWIDGAMPMRADTIKGYAQGIHLTYLQQLAREAGVEAQLSPADVAIRYRYNPDVQSLPAMVPAMIPLLLMMIPAMLTALGVVREKELGSITNFYVTPTTRLEFLLGKQLPYIALGMFNFATLALLAVFVFGIPIKGSILTLCLGALLYVTCATGLGLLMSSILNSQIAAIFGTTIVTLLPAIQFSGLIHPVSAMEGVGAFVGKLYPTSHFLIISRGVFSKALGLVELYPYFIPMLLAIPLLTLLSVAGLRKQEK, from the coding sequence ATGAGCGAGCCGCTCGCGCCGGTGGCGCAGATCGCGGGCGTCACCCTGCAGTATGGCCAGACCCGCGCGCTGGACGATCTCGCCGTCGAGCTGCCGGCGCGCCGCATGGTCGGCCTGATCGGCCCGGACGGCGTCGGCAAGTCCAGCCTGCTGGCGCTGATCGCCGGCGCCCGACGCATCCAGCAGGGCAGCGTGCGCGTACTCGACGGCGACATGGGCGACGCCGGCCATCGCCGCGCCGTGTGCCCGCGCATCGCCTACATGCCGCAGGGCCTGGGCAAGAACCTTTATCCGACGCTCACCGTCGCCGAGAACCTGGAATTCTTCGGCCGGCTGTTCGGCCAGGACGCCGCCGAGCGGCGCTGGCGCATCGCTGAGCTGACCCGCAGCACCGGCCTCGCGCCGTTCCTCGAGCGCCCGGCGGGCAAACTCTCCGGCGGCATGAAGCAGAAGCTCGGGCTGTGTTGCGCGCTGATCCATGACCCGGACCTGCTGATCCTCGACGAGCCGACCACCGGCGTCGATCCGCTGTCGCGCGCGCAGTTCTGGGAGCTGATCGCGCGCATCCGCGCCGAGCGCCCGCAGATGAGCGTGCTGGTGGCCACCGCCTACATGGACGAAGCGCAGCGTTTCGATCATCTGGTGGCGATGGATGCCGGGCGCATCCTCGCCACCGGCTCGCCGGCCGAACTGCTGGCGCGCACCGCCAGCGACAGCCTCGAAGAGGCGTTCATCGGCCTGCTGCCCGAAGACAAGCGCCGCCGCCACCGCACGCTGGAAATCCCGCCGCGCGAGGCCAGCGACAGCATCGCCATCGAGGCGCACGACCTGACCATGCGCTTCGGCGACTTCGTCGCGGTGGACCGCGTCAACCTGCGCATCGAGCGCGGCGAGATCTTCGGCTTCCTCGGCTCCAACGGCTGCGGCAAGACCACCACGATGAAGATGCTCACCGGCCTGCTGCCGGCCAGCGAGGGCCGCGCGCTGCTGTTCGGCAAGCCGGTGGACCCGCACGACCTGCAGACGCGCCAGCGCGTCGGCTACATGTCGCAGGCCTTCTCGCTGTACAGCGAACTCACCGTACGGCAGAACCTCGATCTGCACGCGCGGCTGTTCCACATTCCCGCCGAACGCCGCGAGGCGCGCATCCGCGAGATGCTCGAGCGCTTCGAGCTGACCGCCGAGGCCGACAGCCTGCCCACCGCGCTGCCGCTGGGTGTGCGCCAGCGCCTGTCGCTGGCGGTGGCGGTGATCCACGCGCCGGAAATGCTGATCCTCGACGAGCCGACCTCGGGCGTCGACCCGGTGGCGCGCGACGGCTTCTGGGAGCTGCTGGTGCAGCTGTCGCGCGAGGACGGCGTGACCATCTTCATCTCCACCCACTTCATGAACGAGGCGTTGCGCTGCGACCGCATCTCGCTGATGCATGCCGGCCGCGTGCTCGACAGCGACACGCCGCAGGGGCTGATGGCCAAGCGCGGCCTGGCAACGCTGGAAGAAACCTTCATCGCCTACCTCGAAGATGCGGTCGCCGAAGGCGCGGCCGCTGCCCCGGCGAGCGCGCTGCCGCCGCGCGTCGCGCCGCCGGCCAGCACTGGCACCGGCGCCGCGCAGAACCGCTTCAGCCTGCGCCGGCTGCTCAGCTACAGCCGCCGCGAGGCGATGGAGCTGCGCCGCGACCCGATCCGCGCCACGCTGGCGATGCTCGGCACGGTGATCCTGATGTTCATCATGGGTTACGGCGTCAGCTTCGACGTGGAGAACCTGACCTACGCCGTGCTCGATCGCGACCAGACCACCACCAGCCAGGGCTATCTGCTGAACATCGCCGGCTCCCGCTACTTCATCGAGAAGGCGCCGCTGGCCAGCTACGACGAACTGGACCGGCGCCTGCGCAGTGGCGACATCAGCCTGGCGATCGAGATTCCGCCGAACTTCGGCCGCGACCTCAAGCGCGGGGCGGTGCCGCAGGTGGCGTTCTGGATCGACGGTGCCATGCCGATGCGCGCCGACACCATCAAGGGCTACGCGCAGGGCATCCACCTCACCTACCTGCAGCAACTGGCGCGCGAGGCCGGCGTCGAGGCGCAGCTGTCGCCGGCCGACGTGGCCATCCGCTACCGCTACAACCCGGACGTGCAGAGCCTGCCGGCGATGGTGCCGGCGATGATCCCGCTGCTGCTGATGATGATTCCGGCGATGCTCACGGCGCTCGGCGTGGTGCGCGAGAAGGAGCTGGGCTCGATCACCAACTTCTACGTCACGCCGACCACCCGCCTGGAGTTCCTGCTCGGCAAGCAGCTGCCGTACATCGCCTTGGGCATGTTCAACTTCGCCACCCTGGCGCTCTTGGCGGTGTTCGTCTTCGGCATTCCGATCAAGGGCAGCATCCTCACCCTGTGCCTCGGCGCGCTGCTCTATGTAACCTGCGCCACGGGCCTCGGCCTGCTGATGTCGTCGATCCTGAACAGCCAGATCGCGGCGATCTTCGGCACCACCATCGTCACGCTGCTGCCGGCGATTCAGTTCTCCGGGCTGATCCACCCGGTCTCGGCGATGGAAGGCGTCGGCGCCTTCGTCGGCAAGCTGTATCCCACCAGCCACTTCCTGATCATCAGCCGCGGGGTGTTCTCCAAGGCGCTCGGGCTGGTCGAGCTGTACCCGTATTTCATCCCCATGCTGCTGGCCATTCCGCTGCTGACGCTGCTCAGCGTCGCCGGTCTGCGCAAGCAGGAGAAATGA
- a CDS encoding MlaE family ABC transporter permease, whose product MHPTSSPPGTLQLQSAARPAHLRIAGDWTLAHYNALRDAVVRMRPQLDEHSTVELDALGALDTAGAGLLVELLGPQRIAAVAQWAPQLPAERLALLHTVAAALDRPATPQPDQGYEFGDLLAHIGRTMQGIWGQQRELLGFIGLTLQTLLSVLVRPQRWRPTPLVAHIEQTGLDAIPIVALLTFLVGAVVAFLGATVLADFGASIYTVTLVGFAFLREFGVLLAAILLAGRSASAFAAQIGSMKANEEIDAIRALGLSPVELLVLPRVLAMLITLPILTFIGMLSGILGGAVVCVLALDISPTLFITILQRDIDLSHFLVGIGKAPVFAFVIAVIGCLEGFKVSGSAQSVGEHTTSSVVQSIFMVILIDAIAALFFMEMGW is encoded by the coding sequence ATGCACCCGACCTCATCGCCTCCCGGCACGCTGCAGCTGCAATCCGCGGCCCGGCCCGCGCACCTGCGCATCGCCGGCGACTGGACGCTGGCGCACTACAACGCGCTGCGCGACGCCGTCGTGCGTATGCGCCCGCAGCTCGATGAGCACAGTACGGTCGAGCTGGACGCGCTGGGCGCGCTGGATACCGCCGGCGCCGGCCTGCTGGTCGAGCTGCTCGGCCCGCAGCGCATCGCCGCCGTGGCGCAATGGGCGCCGCAGCTGCCGGCCGAACGCCTGGCGCTCCTGCATACCGTGGCCGCGGCGCTGGATCGCCCGGCCACTCCGCAGCCGGATCAGGGTTACGAGTTCGGTGATCTGCTGGCGCATATCGGCCGGACCATGCAGGGCATCTGGGGCCAGCAGCGCGAGCTGCTCGGCTTCATCGGCCTGACCCTGCAGACGCTGCTGAGCGTGCTGGTGCGCCCGCAACGCTGGCGCCCGACCCCGCTGGTGGCGCACATCGAACAGACCGGGCTGGACGCCATCCCCATCGTCGCCTTGCTGACGTTTCTGGTCGGCGCCGTGGTGGCGTTCCTCGGCGCCACGGTACTGGCCGACTTCGGCGCCAGCATCTACACCGTCACCCTGGTTGGCTTCGCCTTCCTGCGCGAGTTCGGCGTGCTGCTGGCGGCGATCCTGCTCGCCGGGCGCAGCGCCAGCGCCTTCGCCGCGCAGATCGGCTCGATGAAGGCCAACGAGGAGATCGACGCGATCCGCGCACTGGGCCTCAGCCCGGTGGAGCTGCTGGTGTTGCCGCGGGTGCTGGCGATGCTGATCACCCTGCCGATCCTGACGTTCATCGGCATGCTCAGCGGCATCCTCGGCGGTGCGGTGGTCTGCGTCCTGGCGCTGGATATCTCGCCGACGCTGTTCATCACCATCCTGCAGCGCGACATCGACCTCAGCCATTTCCTCGTCGGCATCGGCAAGGCGCCGGTGTTCGCCTTCGTCATCGCCGTGATCGGTTGTCTGGAAGGCTTCAAGGTCAGCGGCAGCGCGCAGTCGGTGGGCGAACACACCACCTCCAGCGTGGTGCAGTCGATCTTCATGGTGATCCTGATCGACGCCATCGCCGCGCTGTTCTTCATGGAGATGGGCTGGTGA
- a CDS encoding PepSY-associated TM helix domain-containing protein — protein MQARTLRGWGWVHKWSSLVCTLFILLLCLTGLPLIFSHEIDHLTGAEIEAPPMPTGTPHITLDRVAAEAVGAYPGLVPLYFFAEEDLPDLWYVKLDTRVDTDESDALLILADARTGAVVDVPAFDEGFMSVMYRLHVDLYAGLPGKLFLGFMGLLLVVAIVSGVVLYAPFMRKLRFAEVRRERAPRTRWLDLHNLLGIVTLVWALAVGFTGVINTWADLIFKGWQAEQVAALQAGDTRVLLSADASDAPAADGSLQTAVDRVLAAAPGMAISMIAYPGTLRATPEHVAVILRGDTPLTSRLTQALLVDPVNGEVLEAGARPWYVTALQLSEPLHFGDYGGLPLKVLWALLDVLTVVVLGSGLYLWLKRGATEGRT, from the coding sequence ATGCAGGCACGCACCCTGCGGGGCTGGGGCTGGGTCCACAAGTGGTCCAGCCTCGTCTGCACGCTGTTCATCCTGCTGCTGTGCCTGACCGGTCTGCCGCTGATCTTCTCCCACGAGATCGATCATCTGACCGGCGCCGAGATCGAGGCGCCGCCGATGCCGACGGGCACGCCGCACATCACGCTCGACCGGGTCGCCGCCGAAGCGGTCGGGGCCTATCCGGGCCTGGTGCCGCTGTACTTCTTCGCCGAGGAGGACCTGCCCGATCTCTGGTACGTCAAGCTCGATACCCGGGTCGACACCGACGAGAGCGACGCGCTGCTGATCCTTGCCGATGCGCGCACCGGTGCCGTGGTCGACGTGCCGGCGTTCGACGAGGGCTTCATGAGCGTGATGTACCGCCTGCATGTCGACCTCTACGCCGGCCTGCCGGGCAAGCTGTTCCTCGGCTTCATGGGGCTCCTGCTGGTGGTCGCCATCGTCTCCGGCGTGGTGCTCTACGCGCCGTTCATGCGCAAGTTGCGCTTCGCCGAGGTGCGTCGCGAGCGCGCGCCGCGTACGCGCTGGCTGGACCTGCACAACCTGCTCGGCATCGTCACCCTGGTCTGGGCGCTGGCCGTGGGCTTCACCGGGGTGATCAACACCTGGGCGGACCTGATCTTCAAGGGCTGGCAGGCCGAGCAGGTCGCCGCGTTGCAGGCCGGCGACACGCGGGTACTGCTGAGCGCCGATGCCAGTGATGCACCCGCTGCGGATGGCTCGCTGCAGACCGCGGTGGATCGCGTGCTGGCCGCCGCGCCGGGCATGGCGATCTCGATGATCGCCTACCCCGGCACGCTGCGCGCCACCCCGGAGCATGTCGCGGTGATCCTGCGCGGCGACACGCCGCTGACCTCGCGCCTGACTCAGGCGCTGCTGGTCGATCCGGTCAATGGCGAGGTGCTGGAAGCCGGCGCGCGGCCCTGGTACGTCACCGCGCTGCAGCTGTCCGAACCGCTGCACTTCGGCGACTACGGCGGCCTGCCACTGAAGGTGCTGTGGGCGCTGCTCGACGTCCTCACCGTCGTGGTGCTCGGCAGCGGCCTGTACCTGTGGCTCAAGCGCGGCGCGACGGAGGGGCGGACATGA
- a CDS encoding HlyD family secretion protein, whose product MKPSVKKTLTRSVLVLAALAAVGLIVWSELRPNGLGEGFASGNGRIEATEIDVATKLGGRIREIAVDEGDFVQPGQVLARMDTEVLDAQLNQARAQVRQAENAILTAQAQVAMRESEKATAEAVVHQRQAELTAAQKRHKRTETLVARNAMARQQLDDDLAAKQSAQAALAASRAQVLSAEAGIAAARSQVIEAQSALEAAQASVTRLQADIADSELKTDRVARVQYRVAQPGEVLAAGGKLLNLVDLADVYMTFFLPERQAGRVALGSEVHIVIDAAPQYVIPARVSYVASVAQFTPKTVETESEREKLMFRVKARIDPALLRKHMEQVKTGLPGMAYLKLDDAAEWPAHLQVNVTP is encoded by the coding sequence ATGAAACCCTCAGTCAAGAAAACCCTCACCCGTTCCGTGCTGGTCCTGGCGGCGCTCGCGGCGGTCGGCCTGATCGTCTGGTCGGAGCTGCGCCCCAACGGCCTGGGCGAAGGCTTCGCCAGCGGCAACGGGCGCATCGAGGCCACCGAGATCGACGTGGCGACCAAGCTGGGCGGGCGCATCCGCGAGATCGCCGTCGACGAGGGCGATTTCGTCCAGCCTGGCCAGGTGCTCGCGCGCATGGACACCGAGGTGCTCGACGCCCAGCTCAACCAGGCCCGCGCGCAGGTACGCCAGGCCGAAAACGCCATCCTCACCGCGCAGGCGCAGGTCGCCATGCGCGAGAGCGAGAAGGCCACCGCCGAGGCCGTGGTGCACCAGCGCCAGGCCGAGCTGACTGCCGCACAGAAGCGCCACAAGCGCACCGAAACCCTGGTGGCACGCAACGCCATGGCGCGCCAGCAGCTGGACGACGACCTCGCCGCTAAGCAGAGCGCACAGGCCGCGCTGGCTGCCTCGCGCGCCCAGGTGCTCTCGGCCGAGGCCGGCATCGCGGCCGCGCGCTCGCAGGTGATCGAGGCGCAATCGGCGCTGGAAGCCGCCCAGGCCAGCGTCACGCGCCTGCAGGCGGACATCGCCGACAGCGAGCTGAAGACCGACCGCGTCGCCCGCGTGCAGTACCGCGTGGCGCAGCCGGGCGAGGTGCTGGCCGCCGGCGGCAAGCTGCTCAACCTGGTCGACCTGGCCGACGTCTACATGACCTTCTTCCTGCCCGAGCGTCAGGCCGGCCGCGTCGCGCTGGGCAGCGAAGTGCACATCGTGATCGATGCGGCGCCGCAGTACGTGATTCCGGCCAGGGTCAGCTATGTCGCCAGCGTCGCGCAGTTCACCCCCAAGACCGTGGAAACCGAGAGCGAGCGCGAGAAGCTGATGTTCCGCGTCAAGGCGCGCATCGACCCCGCGCTGCTGAGAAAGCACATGGAACAGGTCAAGACCGGCCTGCCCGGCATGGCCTACCTCAAGCTCGATGACGCCGCCGAGTGGCCGGCACACCTGCAGGTCAACGTCACGCCATGA
- a CDS encoding ABC transporter ATP-binding protein has protein sequence MNGEALIQVRGLVNRFGRQTVHEDLDLDIRRGEILGVVGGSGTGKSVLLRSIVGLRRPNAGSVQVFGENLLQLPPERRSQVERRFGVLFQRGALFTSLNLQENVALPLIEHAGLARADAEHLARLKLALAGLPADAACKYPDELSGGMVKRAALARALALDPEVLFLDEPTAGLDPIGAAAFDQLILTLRDALGLSVFLVTHDLDTLYTICDRVAVLARKRVLVADRLEAVQDTDDAWIRDYFHGPRGRAAQQAALVQENS, from the coding sequence GTGAACGGCGAAGCGCTGATCCAGGTGCGCGGGCTGGTGAACCGCTTCGGCCGCCAGACCGTGCACGAAGATCTCGACCTGGACATCCGTCGCGGCGAAATCCTCGGCGTGGTCGGCGGCTCGGGCACCGGCAAGTCGGTGCTGCTGCGCAGCATCGTCGGTCTGCGCCGGCCCAATGCCGGCAGCGTGCAGGTGTTCGGCGAGAACCTGCTGCAGCTGCCGCCCGAGCGGCGCTCGCAGGTGGAGCGACGCTTCGGCGTGCTGTTCCAGCGCGGGGCGCTGTTCACCTCACTGAACCTGCAGGAAAACGTCGCGCTACCGCTGATCGAACATGCCGGCCTGGCCCGCGCCGACGCCGAGCATCTGGCGCGGCTCAAGCTGGCGCTGGCCGGTTTGCCGGCCGATGCCGCCTGCAAGTACCCCGACGAGCTGTCCGGCGGCATGGTCAAACGTGCGGCGCTGGCCCGCGCGCTGGCGCTGGACCCGGAAGTGCTGTTTCTCGACGAGCCCACCGCCGGCCTCGACCCGATCGGCGCCGCGGCGTTCGACCAGCTGATCCTGACCCTGCGCGACGCGCTGGGCCTGAGCGTGTTCCTGGTCACCCACGACCTCGACACGCTGTACACCATCTGCGACCGCGTCGCGGTGCTGGCGCGCAAGCGCGTGCTGGTGGCCGACCGCCTGGAAGCGGTGCAGGACACCGACGACGCCTGGATTCGCGATTATTTTCACGGCCCGCGTGGCCGGGCGGCGCAGCAGGCCGCTCTCGTGCAGGAGAACTCCTGA
- the rfbB gene encoding dTDP-glucose 4,6-dehydratase, with the protein MRILVTGGAGFIGSALIRHLIHDTEHSVLNLDKLTYAGNLESLAAVEDHPRYQFLQADIADRERVSEALLDFQPDAIMHLAAESHVDRSIDGPAEFIQTNIVGTYQLLEAARAYWQSLPAERREAFRFHHISTDEVYGDLHGTDDLFTETTPYAPSSPYSASKAASDHLVRAWQRTYGLPVLVTNCSNNYGPFHFPEKLIPLVILNALDGKPLPVYGDGAQVRDWLFVEDHARALLTVVSKGKVGETYNIGGHNEQKNIDVVRSICALLEELAPHKPAGVARFEDLITFVKDRPGHDLRYAIDASKIERELGWVPQETFQSGLRKTVQWYLNNLEWCRRVQDGSYQRERLGALENIA; encoded by the coding sequence ATGCGCATTCTCGTAACTGGCGGGGCCGGATTCATCGGCTCGGCACTGATTCGCCACCTCATCCACGATACCGAGCACAGCGTGCTCAACCTGGACAAACTGACCTACGCCGGCAATCTCGAGTCGCTGGCCGCCGTGGAAGACCATCCGCGCTATCAGTTCCTCCAGGCCGACATCGCCGATCGTGAGCGGGTCAGCGAGGCGCTGCTGGACTTCCAGCCGGACGCCATCATGCACCTGGCCGCCGAATCGCACGTCGACCGTTCCATCGACGGCCCGGCCGAATTCATCCAGACCAACATCGTCGGCACCTATCAGCTGCTGGAAGCCGCCCGCGCCTACTGGCAGAGCCTGCCGGCCGAACGCCGCGAGGCCTTCCGCTTCCACCACATCTCCACCGACGAGGTGTACGGCGACCTGCACGGCACCGACGACCTGTTCACCGAGACCACACCCTACGCACCCAGCTCGCCCTACTCGGCGAGCAAGGCCGCGTCCGATCACCTGGTTCGCGCCTGGCAGCGCACCTACGGCCTGCCGGTGCTGGTGACCAACTGCTCGAACAACTACGGGCCGTTCCACTTCCCCGAGAAGCTGATCCCGCTGGTGATCCTCAACGCGCTGGACGGCAAGCCGCTGCCGGTCTACGGCGACGGCGCGCAGGTTCGCGACTGGCTGTTCGTCGAGGACCACGCCCGCGCGCTGCTGACGGTGGTGAGCAAGGGCAAGGTCGGCGAGACCTACAACATCGGTGGCCACAACGAGCAGAAGAACATCGACGTGGTGCGCAGCATCTGTGCGCTGCTCGAAGAGCTGGCGCCGCACAAGCCGGCCGGCGTGGCGCGCTTCGAGGACCTGATCACCTTCGTCAAGGATCGCCCGGGTCATGACCTGCGCTACGCCATCGACGCCAGCAAGATCGAGCGCGAGCTCGGCTGGGTGCCGCAGGAAACCTTCCAGAGCGGCCTGCGCAAGACCGTGCAGTGGTACCTGAACAACCTCGAATGGTGCCGTCGCGTCCAGGACGGCAGCTATCAACGCGAGCGCCTTGGCGCGCTGGAGAACATCGCATGA
- a CDS encoding MlaD family protein: METRAHHVLIGLFTVLAVGGALFFALWLSKASIDREYQYYEISFNRAVSGLSTGSSVEYSGIKVGDVERLWLEPDDPRKVRARIRVYAGTPIKQDTRARLALANITGSMVIQLHSGTPDSPPLLGKRGEPPLIIADPSPLSALLENGEDLLSNINNLLRSANLMLSEENAGRIGQTLANLEQATSVLAEQRGDLSQALTQLAELGRQTNTALEEITRLTRNANGLLDDEGRQLLASAGQSMAALERSTSRLDALLEDNQGALNSGVKGLGDIGPALNELRGTLGALRRVTQRLEDDPSGFLLGREKIEEFAP; this comes from the coding sequence ATGGAAACCCGCGCCCATCACGTGCTGATCGGCCTGTTTACCGTGCTTGCGGTCGGCGGCGCCCTGTTCTTCGCCCTCTGGCTGAGCAAGGCCAGCATCGACCGTGAGTACCAGTATTACGAGATCAGCTTCAACCGCGCGGTCAGCGGGCTGTCCACCGGCAGCTCGGTGGAGTACAGCGGCATCAAGGTCGGCGACGTCGAGCGGCTGTGGCTGGAGCCGGACGACCCGCGCAAGGTGCGCGCGCGCATCCGCGTCTACGCCGGCACGCCGATCAAGCAGGACACCCGCGCCCGCCTGGCGCTGGCCAACATCACCGGCAGCATGGTCATTCAGCTGCACAGCGGCACGCCCGACAGTCCGCCGCTGCTGGGCAAGCGCGGCGAGCCGCCGCTGATCATCGCCGATCCCTCGCCGCTCTCCGCGCTGCTGGAGAACGGCGAAGACCTGTTGAGCAACATCAACAACCTGTTGCGCAGCGCCAACCTGATGCTCTCCGAAGAGAACGCCGGGCGCATCGGCCAGACCCTGGCCAATCTCGAACAGGCCACCAGCGTGCTGGCCGAACAGCGCGGCGACCTCAGCCAGGCGCTCACCCAGCTCGCCGAGCTGGGCCGGCAGACCAACACCGCGCTGGAGGAAATCACCCGCCTGACACGCAACGCCAACGGCCTGCTCGACGACGAAGGCCGCCAGCTGCTGGCCAGCGCCGGTCAGTCGATGGCCGCGCTGGAGCGCAGCACCTCGCGGTTGGACGCCCTGCTGGAGGACAACCAGGGCGCGCTGAACAGCGGCGTGAAGGGGCTGGGCGACATCGGCCCGGCGCTCAACGAGCTGCGCGGCACCCTCGGCGCGCTGCGCCGGGTCACCCAGCGGCTGGAAGACGACCCCAGCGGCTTTCTGCTCGGCCGCGAGAAGATCGAGGAATTCGCCCCATGA